In one Candidatus Poribacteria bacterium genomic region, the following are encoded:
- a CDS encoding sugar phosphate isomerase/epimerase has translation MSKPVLGAQLYTVRQFTKTASDLAATLKKIADIGYTAVQISGIGPIDPKDVAKMMEDAGLTVAATHVGWNRLLNDLDAVIEEHKLWKCVHVAIGGLPKEYYSIDGIKRFVDELTPIAERLLQEGMDFSYHNHNHELAKYEGKTWLERLYEQADPRYLKAEIDTYWIQAGGGDPAEWIRKCAGREPLLHLKDMIVTPDRQQRFAEIGEGNLNWPAILQAAEEGGVEWYLVEQDNCYERDPFESLAISYRNLREMGLR, from the coding sequence ATGTCAAAACCGGTTTTAGGTGCTCAGCTTTACACGGTCAGGCAGTTCACCAAGACCGCCTCTGATCTGGCCGCGACGCTTAAGAAGATCGCCGATATAGGCTACACGGCGGTTCAGATCTCAGGCATAGGACCGATAGATCCGAAAGATGTGGCCAAGATGATGGAGGACGCCGGTTTAACCGTCGCTGCTACACACGTCGGGTGGAACCGACTTCTCAACGATCTGGACGCCGTCATAGAGGAACATAAGCTCTGGAAGTGTGTCCATGTGGCCATAGGCGGTCTGCCTAAGGAATATTACAGCATCGACGGGATCAAAAGATTCGTCGATGAACTTACACCCATAGCCGAGAGGCTCCTGCAGGAAGGCATGGATTTCTCATATCACAACCACAATCACGAGCTCGCGAAATACGAGGGGAAAACATGGCTTGAGAGGCTCTACGAGCAGGCCGATCCCAGATATCTGAAGGCCGAGATCGACACATATTGGATCCAGGCCGGCGGAGGAGATCCCGCCGAATGGATCCGAAAATGCGCCGGTCGTGAGCCTCTGCTGCACCTGAAGGATATGATCGTCACCCCCGATCGCCAGCAGCGGTTCGCTGAGATAGGCGAGGGAAATCTCAACTGGCCGGCGATACTCCAAGCCGCCGAAGAGGGCGGGGTTGAATGGTACCTGGTCGAACAGGATAACTGCTACGAGCGCGATCCGTTTGAGTCGCTGGCCATAAGCTACAGAAATCTGAGGGAAATGGGGTTAAGGTAG
- a CDS encoding DUF4091 domain-containing protein, which yields MLLIFILAAMLSMPYETSFEKLDWKLSGGEGRWERLSKTGERSLSVKGDGQTSNRWEHKLELEPFSTYMLSFYSMKEEASGGCVISGFQGERRYMEELVVSGINRDFSPSTSWSFHRFIFVTPKRLESSNVYLGQWHMKGEVYFDDLKLIPVKLILPDTKPSLGHDERITEGRYVMSSRYGGLFSNYSRALHDFTAGFNTDRWVLDKGRYVTYRHDTKPYTQTSAEVRVTICWYREGRLRLKASRDGENWLEFAEFSNLGEHRAKLPSSLFPSDRVFVKLESTGVLQVSNYTYEAELSGEVPEIEGSTLYLLVERESEELPVELLSLGRPKRGKLTVRPKVENRSSEEKEILFKVLITTPGGETVERSMEFKLNPGSRAIPKLQAVLKEPGEYEVTLTASEGGEEFFRAETSLEVPSLHASNYGELLVTDDRLSIWWCGSTYKVSRDRPLPEARGKQVEISAAGNEYEPFQVVLRPREDLEVELELTPLESEKGRIPRENISIRLVEYVRVKRPTDSFGCVGDWPDPLPPYRGHLKLKKDRNQPLWITVKVPKGCPPGDYTGKLIVKPRGTAPVEVPIGLHVYDFSLSDETHTRTAYGVGVNRLFHGIKTAEQEAKVFEFYMRTFARHRVSPYWPVPSLARPSWEIIGPREEIDVGPLRFVCNRFNGDFFLILSEGERVGSIVCCLTQFERERGSWPNPDFIKEVRFVVKSPERCVVEVTAARTSSSPARRAFEATYRFEFVAGRPWVIVKCSTIKNTDKVRWRLNGFYYLVPPALRGYKAVNTKRYGAWLWPDKGLAFGGVALGEGVGINLWDGHGDIYRSVGRWLEPGEVYEDDGPPVAIFCGPAEDESSLRTLAESVLKETKALLKGELKPEGSISYEHKADMGVKFHNLDAFDEAMRKHLDDFKFNGWNAAGLFRARRVILAYKGATPELRRAYEKAYRLLEEHLSENGWLEEAYFYWFDEPREEDYPFVVEGMELLKRLAPGVKRLLTEQPEPPLHGHVDIWVPVLSAFDPERAKERQRHGEEVWWYVCCGPRAPYPNNFVDHPAICHRIRFWAAEKYGVQGSLYWSTTYWASRGKPRNPWDDPASYSPSGTFWGNGDGFLLYPPRRGEPPKEPVLEPPVDSIRWELIREGLEDREYFFILRELLKEAEGKMREEALAEAKEALKLPDKLVRSPTDFSTDPEELFEARDRVARAIEKLRSLILSR from the coding sequence ATGCTTCTGATCTTTATCCTTGCGGCCATGCTTTCAATGCCTTATGAGACGTCGTTTGAGAAGCTTGACTGGAAGCTTTCGGGTGGAGAGGGAAGATGGGAGAGGCTCTCGAAGACGGGCGAACGCTCCCTAAGCGTTAAGGGCGATGGACAAACCTCAAACCGCTGGGAACACAAGCTTGAGCTTGAGCCTTTCTCAACCTACATGCTCTCCTTCTATTCCATGAAGGAGGAGGCATCTGGCGGATGCGTCATCTCCGGCTTCCAGGGCGAGAGGCGCTACATGGAGGAGTTGGTCGTCTCCGGGATAAACAGGGACTTCTCCCCCTCCACCTCCTGGTCGTTCCACCGCTTCATCTTTGTCACACCGAAGAGGCTCGAAAGCTCCAACGTCTACCTCGGCCAGTGGCACATGAAGGGCGAGGTTTACTTCGACGACCTCAAGCTCATCCCGGTGAAGCTCATCCTCCCCGACACAAAGCCCTCGCTCGGGCACGATGAGAGGATTACAGAGGGCAGATACGTCATGTCGAGCAGATACGGCGGCCTTTTCTCGAACTACTCGAGGGCACTTCACGACTTCACCGCCGGGTTCAACACGGACAGGTGGGTCCTCGACAAAGGCAGATACGTGACCTACAGGCACGACACAAAGCCCTATACCCAGACCTCAGCAGAGGTCAGGGTCACGATTTGTTGGTATCGTGAGGGGAGGCTCAGGCTCAAAGCAAGCAGGGACGGCGAAAACTGGCTTGAATTTGCCGAGTTTTCAAACCTGGGCGAGCACAGGGCAAAGCTCCCCTCGTCCCTCTTCCCGAGCGACCGGGTCTTCGTGAAGCTCGAAAGCACAGGCGTGTTGCAGGTCTCAAACTACACCTACGAAGCTGAGCTCTCCGGGGAGGTTCCGGAGATCGAAGGCTCGACGCTCTATCTGCTCGTCGAGAGGGAATCGGAGGAGCTTCCCGTCGAGCTTCTTTCGCTCGGAAGGCCTAAGAGGGGCAAGCTCACGGTGAGACCGAAGGTCGAAAACAGGAGCTCCGAGGAGAAGGAGATCCTGTTCAAGGTTCTGATCACGACGCCCGGAGGGGAGACGGTGGAGAGATCGATGGAGTTTAAGCTCAACCCGGGCTCCCGGGCTATCCCGAAGCTCCAAGCTGTCCTCAAGGAGCCCGGGGAATACGAGGTAACGCTTACGGCAAGCGAGGGCGGTGAGGAGTTCTTCAGGGCGGAGACATCACTCGAGGTTCCAAGCCTTCATGCGAGCAACTACGGGGAGCTTCTCGTGACGGATGACAGGCTTTCGATATGGTGGTGCGGCTCCACCTACAAGGTATCAAGGGACCGCCCCCTCCCCGAGGCGAGGGGGAAGCAGGTCGAGATCTCCGCAGCGGGGAACGAATATGAGCCGTTCCAGGTCGTCTTAAGGCCGAGGGAGGATCTGGAGGTCGAGCTTGAACTCACCCCTCTTGAGTCCGAAAAGGGCCGGATACCGAGGGAGAACATAAGCATAAGGCTCGTCGAATACGTCAGGGTTAAAAGGCCGACGGACTCCTTCGGGTGCGTCGGTGACTGGCCCGACCCGCTCCCGCCATATAGAGGGCATCTTAAGCTCAAAAAGGACAGGAACCAGCCCCTCTGGATAACCGTCAAGGTTCCCAAAGGATGCCCGCCCGGCGACTACACCGGAAAGCTCATCGTAAAGCCGAGGGGAACAGCTCCCGTGGAGGTCCCGATAGGGCTCCACGTCTACGACTTTTCCCTTTCCGACGAGACGCACACGAGGACCGCCTACGGGGTTGGGGTCAACAGACTTTTCCACGGCATAAAGACGGCCGAACAGGAGGCGAAGGTCTTCGAGTTCTACATGCGGACGTTCGCAAGGCACCGGGTCTCGCCCTACTGGCCGGTTCCGTCGCTCGCCCGCCCGAGTTGGGAGATCATCGGCCCGAGGGAGGAGATTGACGTGGGGCCGCTCAGGTTCGTCTGTAACAGGTTCAATGGCGACTTCTTCTTGATCCTCAGTGAGGGGGAGAGGGTCGGCTCGATCGTCTGCTGTCTCACGCAGTTCGAGAGGGAGAGGGGGAGCTGGCCGAACCCCGATTTCATCAAGGAGGTGAGGTTCGTCGTCAAGTCGCCGGAGAGGTGCGTCGTCGAGGTGACGGCGGCCAGAACGTCGTCGAGCCCGGCGCGCAGGGCCTTCGAGGCGACTTACAGGTTCGAGTTCGTCGCCGGGAGGCCGTGGGTCATCGTCAAGTGCTCGACGATCAAAAACACGGACAAGGTGAGGTGGAGGCTCAACGGCTTCTACTACCTCGTCCCGCCGGCGCTTCGAGGCTACAAGGCGGTCAACACGAAGCGCTACGGCGCCTGGCTGTGGCCGGACAAGGGATTGGCCTTCGGCGGCGTGGCCCTGGGCGAGGGGGTCGGCATCAACCTCTGGGACGGGCACGGCGACATTTACCGGTCGGTGGGGAGGTGGCTTGAGCCGGGCGAGGTCTACGAGGACGACGGGCCGCCGGTGGCCATATTCTGCGGGCCCGCCGAGGACGAGTCGTCCCTCAGGACTCTCGCCGAAAGCGTCCTCAAAGAGACGAAAGCGCTCCTCAAAGGTGAGCTCAAGCCCGAAGGCTCGATCTCCTACGAGCACAAGGCGGACATGGGCGTCAAGTTCCACAACCTCGACGCATTCGACGAGGCGATGCGCAAACACCTCGACGACTTCAAGTTCAACGGCTGGAACGCCGCCGGGCTGTTCAGGGCGAGGAGAGTCATCCTGGCCTACAAGGGGGCGACCCCCGAACTCAGGAGGGCTTACGAGAAGGCTTACAGGTTGCTGGAGGAGCACCTGAGTGAGAACGGCTGGCTGGAGGAGGCTTACTTCTACTGGTTCGACGAGCCAAGGGAGGAGGATTACCCGTTCGTCGTCGAGGGGATGGAGTTGCTCAAGAGGCTGGCGCCGGGCGTCAAGAGGTTGCTCACGGAGCAACCAGAGCCGCCGCTCCATGGGCACGTGGACATCTGGGTTCCTGTGCTCTCAGCGTTCGACCCCGAGAGGGCCAAGGAGAGACAGCGGCACGGCGAGGAGGTCTGGTGGTATGTCTGCTGTGGTCCGAGGGCTCCCTACCCCAATAACTTCGTGGACCATCCCGCAATATGCCACCGGATAAGGTTCTGGGCCGCCGAAAAATATGGCGTGCAAGGTTCGCTCTATTGGTCCACGACCTACTGGGCGTCGAGGGGAAAACCCAGAAACCCCTGGGATGACCCTGCTTCCTACAGCCCGTCAGGCACCTTCTGGGGGAACGGCGACGGCTTCCTGCTCTATCCGCCGAGGAGAGGAGAACCACCCAAAGAGCCCGTTCTGGAGCCCCCTGTGGACTCGATAAGATGGGAGCTTATAAGGGAAGGCCTTGAGGACAGGGAATATTTCTTCATCCTGAGAGAGCTCTTGAAGGAGGCCGAGGGGAAGATGAGAGAAGAAGCGCTGGCTGAAGCCAAAGAGGCCCTGAAACTCCCTGACAAGCTGGTGAGATCGCCCACCGATTTTTCAACGGACCCCGAGGAGCTCTTTGAAGCGAGGGACAGGGTCGCAAGGGCGATAGAGAAACTTAGATCGCTCATATTGTCAAGATGA
- the modA gene encoding molybdate ABC transporter substrate-binding protein, whose product MATLRSYSLRLIPLILIAGLSLIGCGREKGEPLIVYCGTSFSKPIEEIGGKFKERFGADIKYNFAGCETIFPQILLTHKGDICIVHDPYADMLREKGVLEDDRVVGKLTPVLIVPKGNLKGIKSLEDLARPGIRVALGDPRFQTCAQYVHQKLKEKGIEEAVKKNIVYETKTHQELGNAIKLGTADVAVVWNFIAVLNSDSLDGIWMKEKFPETKIHVCLLNFSKNKELARKFLEFASSQEGVGILKRDGYR is encoded by the coding sequence ATGGCTACACTACGAAGCTATAGCCTGCGGCTGATCCCTCTCATCCTGATAGCGGGATTGTCCCTGATAGGCTGCGGCAGGGAGAAGGGCGAACCTCTCATCGTCTATTGTGGCACCTCCTTCAGCAAGCCTATTGAGGAGATCGGCGGGAAGTTCAAGGAGAGGTTCGGCGCGGATATCAAATATAACTTCGCCGGATGCGAGACCATCTTCCCTCAGATCTTGCTAACCCATAAAGGGGATATATGCATCGTGCACGATCCATACGCCGATATGCTGAGGGAAAAGGGCGTGCTGGAGGATGATAGGGTGGTGGGGAAACTGACGCCCGTCCTGATCGTCCCAAAGGGCAACCTAAAGGGGATAAAATCGCTGGAGGACTTAGCCCGGCCGGGGATCAGAGTCGCTCTGGGTGATCCGAGGTTCCAGACATGCGCCCAATACGTCCATCAAAAGCTGAAGGAAAAAGGTATCGAGGAGGCCGTGAAGAAAAACATCGTCTATGAGACCAAAACACATCAGGAGCTCGGCAACGCGATCAAACTGGGAACGGCCGATGTCGCTGTGGTGTGGAACTTCATCGCCGTCCTTAACTCCGACTCATTGGATGGCATATGGATGAAGGAGAAGTTCCCTGAGACGAAGATCCATGTCTGTCTTTTGAACTTCTCCAAAAACAAGGAGCTGGCCAGAAAGTTCCTGGAATTCGCTTCCTCTCAGGAGGGCGTTGGGATCCTCAAGAGGGATGGATACAGATGA
- a CDS encoding 16S rRNA (uracil(1498)-N(3))-methyltransferase: protein MHNLYVPPDQIGDGIARVDGEEKHHIDVLRLRAGDKIKLLDGTGGVYEGVISTIRRDEAIIKILREYRQPSIKKVDLYQGLPKGEKLDLIIQKATELGVCSITPLLCRRSIPRIDNDKLPSRIRRWNRIAVEACKQCGRAFFPKIDRPRFLDDVLSEVKADLKLMLWEGERKRRLRDALKEISPESVAILIGPEGGFEETEVQSAVNAGFQSVSLGELILRTETAALASLSIIQYELGQLG, encoded by the coding sequence ATGCACAACCTCTATGTCCCACCTGATCAGATCGGAGATGGGATCGCGCGTGTCGACGGCGAGGAGAAACACCATATTGACGTGTTAAGACTTCGGGCCGGAGATAAGATCAAGCTGTTGGATGGAACAGGGGGTGTATACGAAGGTGTGATATCAACCATTCGACGGGATGAGGCGATCATTAAAATCCTGCGCGAATACAGGCAGCCCTCGATAAAAAAGGTGGATTTGTATCAGGGGTTGCCTAAAGGGGAAAAGCTGGATCTGATCATACAAAAGGCCACCGAACTGGGCGTCTGCTCCATAACGCCTCTCCTATGTAGGAGGTCGATACCGCGAATCGACAATGATAAGCTCCCCAGCAGGATCCGCAGGTGGAACAGAATAGCGGTGGAAGCATGCAAACAATGCGGCAGAGCCTTCTTCCCGAAGATCGATCGACCGAGGTTCTTGGATGATGTTCTCAGTGAGGTGAAGGCCGATCTGAAACTGATGCTTTGGGAGGGCGAGCGGAAAAGACGCTTGAGGGATGCACTGAAGGAGATATCTCCTGAGTCGGTCGCGATACTTATCGGCCCGGAGGGAGGATTTGAGGAAACGGAGGTTCAATCCGCCGTTAACGCCGGATTTCAATCGGTTTCGCTCGGAGAGCTTATACTTCGAACGGAGACAGCCGCTCTAGCTTCTTTGAGCATCATCCAGTATGAGTTGGGGCAACTGGGGTGA
- a CDS encoding ABC transporter permease, whose protein sequence is MISHRPLFLLTAGMLTFYLLIILALFVSDILYVDLHTFLNTLRSKEIQFAIKLSCISSFTTALLSMCVAIPAGYALSRYRFPGMMLVDTLVDVPIVLPPLIMGVSLLVFFRTPVGRAIEGSGLHFVYTTQGVILAQFVVACSFAIRTIKAAFDGVDRRLEDVAMTLGCSRLMAFIKVTLPLAKNGIIAGGLFAWARAIGEFGPIIVFCGTTRFKTEVMPTSIYLELSVGRIEAALSIAILMIIIAMTTLTLVKKLGGVGYIWVGR, encoded by the coding sequence ATGATTTCTCACAGGCCTCTTTTTCTCCTCACGGCCGGGATGTTGACGTTCTATCTCCTCATTATACTGGCCCTGTTTGTGAGCGATATCCTCTATGTGGATCTGCATACTTTTCTGAATACCCTCCGCTCGAAGGAGATTCAGTTCGCCATAAAGCTGAGCTGTATCTCCTCGTTCACCACCGCCCTTCTCTCCATGTGTGTGGCGATTCCGGCCGGCTATGCCCTTTCGAGATATAGGTTTCCGGGGATGATGCTGGTCGACACCCTGGTGGATGTCCCTATAGTGCTTCCCCCTCTGATCATGGGCGTAAGCCTCCTCGTGTTTTTCCGAACGCCCGTCGGGAGAGCCATAGAGGGATCAGGTCTGCACTTCGTATATACGACGCAGGGGGTCATCCTGGCCCAGTTCGTCGTGGCCTGTTCATTCGCCATTAGAACGATCAAAGCTGCCTTCGACGGGGTGGACAGAAGGCTCGAGGATGTGGCGATGACCCTGGGCTGCAGTAGGCTCATGGCCTTTATCAAGGTGACCCTCCCGCTTGCAAAAAACGGCATCATAGCGGGTGGACTGTTCGCATGGGCGAGGGCGATAGGGGAGTTCGGGCCGATCATCGTCTTCTGCGGCACAACCAGATTCAAGACAGAGGTGATGCCGACAAGCATCTATCTGGAGCTCTCGGTCGGCAGGATCGAGGCTGCGCTTTCAATCGCTATCCTCATGATAATCATCGCCATGACAACCCTGACGCTCGTCAAAAAGCTCGGCGGCGTGGGATACATCTGGGTGGGAAGATGA
- a CDS encoding LamG domain-containing protein, translated as MSKRITGMMAGALTVLLLIAPCYAFRENIVGAWLFDEGSGKTVKDYSGNGNDGEIQGNPEWVDGKFGKALHFDGKTYVLIPFKESMKVLNESDFTIAAWFKSEEIPPPEWVECIFQQGDKNGVGRSWLYIHQASGGGIHSFLGGKEISSDVTAEEGKWYHAAVVAKEKGNSDEVQIFVDGEAHLDPTVVNLESSEGDYFIGAHKKPAGFFIGIIDEVVLINKALSKDEIKELMTSGVRGVLAVQPKDKLALRWGDIKR; from the coding sequence ATGTCGAAAAGGATAACCGGCATGATGGCCGGAGCTTTGACCGTTCTTCTCTTGATCGCCCCTTGCTATGCCTTCAGGGAGAATATCGTAGGAGCTTGGCTTTTCGACGAGGGATCGGGGAAAACGGTCAAGGATTACTCTGGAAACGGGAATGATGGTGAAATTCAGGGGAATCCCGAGTGGGTCGACGGGAAGTTCGGGAAGGCGCTTCATTTCGACGGCAAGACCTATGTCCTCATTCCGTTCAAGGAGAGCATGAAGGTTCTGAACGAGAGCGATTTCACCATAGCTGCCTGGTTTAAATCGGAAGAGATACCGCCTCCTGAGTGGGTGGAATGCATCTTCCAGCAAGGGGATAAAAACGGTGTAGGTAGATCGTGGCTTTACATCCACCAGGCTTCTGGAGGCGGTATACACTCCTTCCTAGGAGGAAAGGAGATCTCGTCCGATGTGACGGCTGAAGAGGGGAAATGGTATCACGCCGCTGTGGTTGCTAAGGAGAAGGGAAACTCCGATGAGGTCCAGATATTCGTGGACGGCGAGGCACACCTCGATCCAACGGTTGTCAACCTTGAAAGTTCAGAGGGGGACTACTTCATAGGAGCCCATAAAAAACCAGCCGGGTTCTTCATCGGAATTATAGACGAGGTTGTATTGATAAACAAGGCGCTGAGCAAAGATGAGATCAAGGAGCTCATGACGAGCGGGGTGAGAGGTGTGCTGGCGGTTCAGCCGAAGGACAAACTGGCCCTGAGATGGGGGGATATCAAGAGATAG
- the modA gene encoding molybdate ABC transporter substrate-binding protein: MREIAALMLTLFILSLPVLQGCGGEETKTLRLFCGAGIRPSVDEIIKLFRSETGIEVKPTYAGGGVLLTQIQLNRQGDLYMPGDEEFISRAEGKGLISEKKDVAYFVPVILVQKGNPKGIKSIADLAKPDIRVAMGDPKACAVGEVTEKILKRAGIEDQVKRNVVYTGVTVQELGNAVKLKTVDAAIVWDATARFYPDSTEAIRILEEQNVIVRIPIGILSFSKHKKEAERFVNFITSEKARRIFERHGYTTKL, encoded by the coding sequence ATGAGAGAAATCGCCGCTTTAATGCTTACCCTTTTCATTTTGTCCTTGCCCGTGCTGCAGGGATGTGGCGGAGAGGAGACGAAAACGCTGAGGCTCTTCTGCGGTGCGGGAATCCGTCCCTCCGTCGATGAGATAATAAAACTTTTCAGGAGCGAGACGGGGATCGAGGTCAAACCCACATACGCCGGAGGAGGCGTGCTCCTTACACAGATACAGCTTAACCGTCAAGGTGATCTCTACATGCCGGGCGATGAAGAGTTCATCTCCCGTGCCGAGGGAAAAGGCCTTATCTCCGAAAAAAAGGATGTCGCCTATTTTGTCCCCGTGATCCTGGTTCAGAAAGGCAATCCCAAGGGGATAAAATCGATCGCTGATCTCGCTAAACCGGACATTAGAGTCGCTATGGGCGATCCGAAGGCCTGCGCGGTCGGCGAAGTCACGGAGAAGATACTGAAAAGGGCCGGTATCGAGGATCAGGTGAAGAGGAACGTGGTCTACACGGGCGTCACCGTTCAAGAGCTGGGAAATGCCGTCAAACTCAAAACGGTGGACGCCGCAATAGTTTGGGACGCCACGGCAAGGTTCTATCCGGATAGCACCGAGGCGATCCGAATACTCGAGGAGCAGAACGTGATTGTACGCATACCGATAGGAATCCTGAGTTTCTCCAAACATAAAAAGGAAGCCGAAAGATTCGTGAATTTCATCACATCTGAGAAGGCAAGGAGGATATTTGAGAGACATGGCTACACTACGAAGCTATAG
- a CDS encoding ABC transporter ATP-binding protein, whose product MIEIRDLNAKAGDFRLRDINLRIERGEYFVLLGPTGAGKTFLIECICGLRRVESGKILIGGRDVTYLDPAARNVGYVPQDYALFPTMTVYDNIAFGLKVKRASDVRGKVLKVAEMLRIESFLDRYPQTLSGGEKQRVALGRAIVTKPDVLLMDEPLSALDPATGEFLARELRRVQRETGITTVHVCHNFEEMLMVADRAGVLNKGELVQVGGADEIFRRPETEFVARFVRSRNVFVGRAVCRNGKCDVNVGDLTIRCPGKAEGEVCLSIRPEEISVSAAKPEGESDNLFAGIIRRIENKGALTEVEVDVGIRLISWTLTPTFARMRLNVGDKAYVRFEGNSVNIIR is encoded by the coding sequence ATGATAGAGATCAGGGATCTCAACGCAAAAGCGGGGGATTTCAGGCTCAGGGATATAAACCTGAGGATCGAGAGGGGCGAGTACTTCGTCTTACTGGGTCCTACGGGGGCCGGTAAGACCTTCCTTATAGAGTGTATCTGCGGCCTGAGACGGGTGGAAAGCGGCAAGATCCTTATAGGAGGACGAGATGTCACGTATCTTGACCCCGCAGCGAGGAATGTCGGATATGTCCCGCAGGATTATGCCCTGTTTCCCACGATGACCGTCTACGATAACATAGCGTTTGGGTTAAAGGTAAAGCGGGCTTCGGATGTCCGAGGGAAGGTCCTGAAAGTGGCGGAGATGCTAAGGATCGAAAGTTTTCTCGACCGATATCCTCAGACGCTGAGCGGCGGCGAGAAACAGAGGGTGGCCCTCGGCAGGGCGATCGTGACAAAGCCGGATGTTCTGCTTATGGATGAGCCTCTCAGCGCCTTGGACCCCGCCACGGGCGAGTTCCTGGCAAGGGAGCTCAGGAGGGTGCAGAGGGAGACGGGGATCACAACGGTTCACGTCTGTCATAACTTCGAGGAGATGCTCATGGTGGCCGATAGGGCAGGGGTGCTCAATAAGGGCGAACTGGTCCAGGTCGGCGGGGCCGATGAGATATTCAGGCGGCCCGAGACCGAGTTCGTCGCCCGGTTCGTCAGAAGCAGAAACGTGTTCGTCGGAAGGGCGGTCTGCCGAAACGGAAAATGCGATGTCAACGTCGGCGATCTGACGATCCGCTGTCCGGGAAAGGCGGAGGGGGAGGTCTGTCTATCCATCAGGCCGGAGGAGATATCCGTATCCGCGGCGAAGCCGGAAGGCGAGAGCGATAACCTCTTCGCTGGGATTATCCGTAGAATCGAAAACAAAGGCGCGTTGACCGAGGTGGAGGTGGACGTGGGTATCAGACTTATCTCATGGACTCTGACCCCGACATTTGCGAGGATGAGATTAAACGTCGGAGACAAGGCATACGTCCGATTTGAGGGAAACTCAGTGAATATAATCCGCTAA
- a CDS encoding LamG domain-containing protein translates to MKALTCISILAFVPLVFITCGIVWAQMVTDGLVAYWPLDKDTVEGKTVKDVIGGNDGTIVGDPKIVPGKVNDAMEFDGDDGIDIQGTDALNFQGKNQFTAAAWVNVGSDDPVVGVVAKCCGEIVAQRDANGWCLRYDGRNGGQEMEFIIHSAAGWEGDGGFGASLPKKGEWHYLVGILDGKSMKLYLDGELVKEGKFAGPSIASNGPKTEIGHASDGGFVGLIDEVAIYNRPLSADEIKQNFNAKGLAVEPDGKLATIWGEIKGKL, encoded by the coding sequence GTGAAAGCCTTAACTTGTATCTCCATCCTCGCATTCGTGCCCCTTGTTTTTATTACCTGTGGAATTGTATGGGCTCAGATGGTTACGGATGGATTGGTGGCCTACTGGCCGTTGGATAAGGACACGGTAGAGGGGAAAACGGTTAAGGATGTTATCGGCGGAAACGACGGAACCATAGTGGGCGATCCCAAGATCGTGCCGGGGAAGGTCAATGATGCGATGGAGTTCGACGGGGATGACGGAATCGACATACAGGGCACCGACGCTTTAAACTTTCAGGGTAAAAACCAGTTCACCGCCGCCGCATGGGTTAACGTCGGAAGCGACGATCCGGTCGTGGGAGTCGTCGCCAAATGCTGCGGTGAGATCGTCGCCCAGAGGGATGCTAACGGGTGGTGCCTGAGATATGACGGCAGAAACGGCGGCCAGGAGATGGAGTTCATCATCCACTCGGCCGCCGGCTGGGAAGGAGATGGAGGATTCGGCGCATCTCTCCCCAAAAAAGGAGAGTGGCACTATCTGGTGGGGATCTTGGACGGCAAAAGCATGAAGTTATATCTCGACGGCGAGCTGGTGAAGGAGGGAAAATTCGCAGGCCCTTCCATAGCCAGCAACGGACCCAAAACCGAAATAGGTCACGCAAGCGACGGAGGATTCGTCGGGCTGATCGATGAGGTCGCCATCTACAACAGGCCGCTCTCCGCCGACGAGATCAAACAGAACTTCAACGCCAAAGGACTCGCCGTGGAGCCTGACGGCAAACTGGCGACTATCTGGGGCGAAATAAAGGGAAAACTATAG